A stretch of DNA from Pseudomonadales bacterium:
ACTGAGCATTAGACCCCTACCGACGATCGAAATTTGACAGTAAAAGTGTGAACTCGACAGAATTACGAAGAAACTGACAAAAATTGTCAGCTATTTTACGGAATGAGCTATTTATCTCTTGTTAAGCAATCGACACTTTAAAAAGTGAGTATTTGGAGTAATCAGGTATTTAAAGAAGTAATTTACATTGTATGTGTCGGCCGATCAGAGTTTAGCGTGCCGGTTAGCAAGGTCTCTATCTTATTTTTTGCAACTTCATCTGCACCGTTAAATTTCACTCCGATACCGCTTTGTCGATTGCCCTCAGCACCTTGCGGGGTAATCCAGACAATTTTACCCGCTACCGGCATTTTTTCAGGTTCGTCAAATAAGGTGATTAGCATAAACACCTCATCACCCATATTGTATTGTTTTTTAGTAGGGATAAATAAGCCGCCATTATCCACAAAAGGCATATACTGCGCATACAGCTGTGCAGCATCTTGAATATTGATTGCCAGAATGCCCTTGTTTCCGCCCTGCATAGAAAACCTCTAAAATAAGTATATGCGGTGATGTTAACGCGAATTGCGCTATAAAAAAACCCGCAGCATGGCGGGCTTTTTGATAAGCAAATAAAACGCGAACTAGGCCACAACGCCCTGCTTTGATAAGGCAAAGCTTTTCGCCCATTTATAATCAGGCTTGCCATTGGGTAAGCGACCAATTTCGTCGGCAATATGAATCTCACGCGGTACTTTATAACCTGCAATATGCTTACGTGCTTCTTCTTGCACATTATCAAGGCTTAGCGTTGAAACACCCTCTTTTAGAGAAACAACGGCTGTTACTTGCTCACCCCAACGCTCATGCGGCGTAGCAACAA
This window harbors:
- a CDS encoding PilZ domain-containing protein, with product MQGGNKGILAINIQDAAQLYAQYMPFVDNGGLFIPTKKQYNMGDEVFMLITLFDEPEKMPVAGKIVWITPQGAEGNRQSGIGVKFNGADEVAKNKIETLLTGTLNSDRPTHTM